In Solea senegalensis isolate Sse05_10M linkage group LG6, IFAPA_SoseM_1, whole genome shotgun sequence, one genomic interval encodes:
- the taf5 gene encoding transcription initiation factor TFIID subunit 5 — MAAVQGGLVDADNEKDIKTEPPSDGWVNNNANDGKVLSASPGSSATAGSNKPAAATTATAAGTPEDQQTLLAVLQFLRKNNLSESVEILRREAGLPENSLEAKAGDSSGTGDADTDAGDSSSLLSRVTVSSSARAPSPKKATAGEDQPDVNVVLSAYSQQGDPALYDVYYSGLKKFIETVLDCHRAELSQVFYPLFVHMYLELVYNNHESEAKAFFGKFSGDQECYYEDDLRILSSLSKKEHMRGNETLLDFRTSKFVLRISRDSYQLLKRHLQERQNNQIWNIIQEHLYIDIFDGIPRSKSQIDAMSGSLAGEGRREANKTKVYYGLLKEPEIELPLDDEDEEAENEEGKPKKKKPKKDSMGSKSKKQDPNAPSQTRIPLPELKDSDKLDKIMYMKEATKRIRLGPDNLPSICFYTFLNAYQGLTAVDFTDDSSLIAGGFADSTVRVWSITPKKLRKVKSAADLNVIDKESDDVLERIMDEKTASESKILYGHSGPVYGISFSPDRNYLLSSSEDGTVRLWSLLTFTCLVGYKGHNYPVWDTHFSPHGYYFVSGGHDRVARLWATDHYQPLRIFSGHLADVTCTRFHPNSNYLATGSSDRTIRLWDVLNGNCVRIFTGHKGPIHTLAFSPNGKFLASGATDGRVLLWDIGHGLMITELKGHTDTIYSLKFSRDSEILASGSMDNTVRLWDATKAFDDLETDDFTAATGHIHLQDNSLELLLGTYMTKSTPVIHLHFTRRNLLLAAGAYNP; from the exons atggcggCCGTACAAGGTGGTCTGGTCGACGCGGATAATGAGAAAGACATAAAAACGGAACCACCAAGCGATGGATGGGTAAATAACAATGCGAACGACGGCAAAGTGCTCTCCGCGTCGCCCGGCTCCAGCGCTACAGCTGGGAGCAACAAACCGGCGGCGGCGACGACGGCAACGGCGGCGGGAACCCCGGAGGACCAGCAGACGCTGTTGGCGGTCCTGCAGTTCCTCAGAAAGAACAACCTGAGCGAGTCTGTCGAAATATTACGCCGTGAAGCGGGTCTACCGGAGAATTCACTCGAAGCGAAGGCGGGAGACTCGTCTGGGACTGGAGATGCGGACACAGATGCCGGTGATTCAAGCTCTCTTCTCAGCCGGGTGACCGTCTCATCCTCAGCCAGAGCACCGTCGCCGAAAAAAG ctaCAGCTGGGGAGGATCAGCCAGATGTGAATGTGGTCCTGTCAGCTTACAGCCAGCAGGGAGACCCAGCTCTGTATGATGTTTACTACAGTGGCCTGAAGAAGTTCATAGAAACCGTTTTGGACTGTCACAGGGCAGAGCTGTCGCAGGTCTTCTACCCACTGTTTGTGCACATGTATCTGGAGTTGGTGTACAACAATCATGAAAGCGAGGCCAAGGCTTTTTTTGGAAA GTTCAGTGGGGACCAGGAGTGCTATTATGAAGATGACTTGCGTATTTTGTCCAGCCTTTCAAAGAAGGAGCACATGAGGGGCAATGAAACTCTCCTTGACTTCCGCACGAGCAAATTTGTCCTGCGCATCTCCCGTGATTCTTACCAGCTTCTGAAGAGACACCTGCAAGAGCGGCAGAACAACCAGATCTGGAATATTATCCAAGAACACCTCTACATTGACATTTTTGATGGCATTCCACGCAGCAAGAGCCAGATTGATGCCATGTCCGGCAGCTTGGCTGGAGAGGGAAGACGAGAAGCCAATAAGACCAAG GTTTACTATGGATTACTGAAGGAGCCTGAGATTGAGCTTCCCcttgatgatgaggatgaggaggcagAGAACGAGGAGGGGAAacccaagaagaagaaaccaaAAAAGGACAGTATGGGCTCCAAAAGTAAAAAACAGGATCCAAATGCACCCTCTCAAACTAG GATACCTCTGCCAGAATTAAAGGATTCAGACAAACTAGATAAGATCATGTACATGAAAGAAGCGACCAAGAGGATCCGTCTAGGACCAGATAACCTCCCGTCCATCTGCTTCTACACTTTCCTAAATGCATACCAG GGTTTGACTGCAGTGGACTTCACAGATGACTCCAGTCTGATTGCAGGAGGCTTCGCTGATTCCACAGTGCGGGTGTGGAGCATCACACCAAAGAAACTCCGCAAGGTCAAATCTGCAGCAG ACTTGAACGTGATTGACAAAGAATCTGATGATGTGCTGGAGAGGATCATGGATGAGAAGACGGCCAGTGAGTCAAAGATCCTCTACGGACACAGTGGTCCAGTATATGGCATCAGCTTCAGCCCGGACAG AAACTACCTTTTATCAAGTTCTGAAGATGGTACTGTCAGGCTGTGGAGTCTTTTAACATTTACTTGTCTAGTGGGCTACAAGGGCCACAATTACCCAGTGTGGGACACCCACTTTTCTCCCCATGGCTACTATTTTGTCTCTGGAGGACATGACAGAGTTGCCCG TCTTTGGGCGACGGATCACTACCAGCCTCTACGGATATTTTCTGGCCATCTAGCGGACGTTACCTGCACCCGCTTTCACCCCAACTCCAATTATTTAGCGACGGGGTCATCTGACCGCACCATCCGCCTCTGGGATGTCCTTAATGGAAACTGTGTCCGTATATTCACAGGCCATAAG GGTCCTATACATACGCTGGCTTTCTCTCCAAATGGGAAGTTCTTGGCCTCTGGAGCCACAGATGGAAGAGTTCTTCTGTGGGACATTGGTCATGGGCTGATGATTACAGAGCTCAAAGGCCATACTGATACCATCTACTCCCTGAAGTTCAGCAGGGATAGCGAGATCCTTGCCTCTG GTTCCATGGACAACACCGTTCGTCTGTGGGACGCAACGAAAGCATTTGATGATTTAGAGACCGATGACTTCACAGCAGCTACGGGACACATTCATCTACAAGATAACtcgctggagctgctgctgggcACCTATATGACTAAATCAACACCTGTCATACACCTTCACTTCACCCGAAGGAACCTACTGTTGGCTGCTGGTGCCTACAATCCATAA